The DNA window CTCTATAAAGAGCTGAGTATTGAGATAGACATGTTTATAGACAATTAAGAGATTGATTTGAGCATCAGAAAGGCCCTATAGGGGCTGCTTGAAGAGCAGATCAAGCCAGTATAATCAAATCTGAGCTAAGTTGGACCAGAAACCCTTATTCAGACTGGTGGCTGCTTCCGATAGTTGAGGCTATATACATGTAGAACTTAAAGCAGATTTACGCCGGTTGGGTgcagaaaagagaaaaagaatagaaaatattctaagaaggggaggaagaaagaagacttGCTCCAGACTCCCCATCTTCATAAAGCCCCTAAGTTGGTTCAAACTTGAAATTAATTTCCAAGGAATCAAAACATTAAAGAAAGTAATATGTAGCCTCTTCATAACAAATACAAAGGTCAACTCATCCCAACAACTTTGTCAATATTCATCCAACATCTTTAATATGTCCCGAAATCATGGCAGACTCCATGAGGACTACTACAGCTAATTGATATGACCTGAATATGTGGTGGACTCTACAAGTCCTACTGCAGCATATTGACATGCCCTATCTCCCTTGGCAACCATGACATTCAATATGAACCTGCTAGCATGGTCACTTTATAGTCCAATTTCATGATATAGTCACCTGCAATAAGACCTGTATTACACCTACTATTAACGACAAAATGCAATTTCCCCAGTTGCTTGGAACGGAAGATCTAGTCATCGAGCCTCTGTTGGTTTTGATTCAACTGACACTGACATATTTTAAGCCATCAATCGACATCCATTTTCTACATGCTAAGCCTGCTGCCCTTTACTTCATTATCATCCCACCCatctttcttcaaaattctgaAGAACTAGAAGTTCTTAGCACAGATAAAAGCACAGAATCCCAATACGCTATTAAGGACACCCACTTATAACCAAAAGCTGATCATGCTTGAGTAAATCTTTTCAATTCCATCACAACAATAATTACAAAGAAGGAACAGGCAAAAGAATCCCAAATCGCTATACCCAGTACTCATAATAATATATCACcaaaatacatatatatttgcatCAAAAATAGCCGAATCTAACTTAGTCACGAAATACATATAGATTTAAGCAGAAAAAAAGTCTGAATAATATATAACACGAAGAGTTGGACATCTGGAATCAAAAGCCGACCCGAATCACAAAATCGACCGCTTAAATCGAAGATCGAAGGAGATGAGATTTGCTTACAGATGAGAAAAATCCAATCGAAACGAGCTCTAATGGCGCTCGGAGCGAAGCCTCGATCTcttggagaggagagggagaaggagaaggacaaGGAAATGAGACTCAGAGGGAAAGATTATATCGCAGGGGCCGCGGATCCGGTCACCTCCCCGGCAAGGTCATCGGATCCAGAGAGGAGCTGCTCCTTCAGCTGGCGATAACGGCCAGTAATTGTCCGTTTGTTAAATAGATTTTATAAGGGGGACAAATATCAACGTGGCAAATGTTTATTGGCTTTGTATGCTGTGTCTAAGCAGCGTCGTCTCGGCCGGTTTTCGAAGTTTCCAGTGACCTAAGACCCAAACCGCGTTCTTTTCGTTGACCAGAATAAGTGCTCGCCTTGGTAGGCTGCGTGTGGTGtcgtttctattttatttttatttagaaataaattttatttttcaggttTTTTatgtcaatatatatatatatatatatatatatatatatatattttaatactaAAGTGACAGGCTAAACGAAAGTTAAAAGCATTAAAATGAGCAAATATTAAAAACTTGTTTGGTTTGtataaaaaaattttctaaCTATAATATGTTTTTTGAAAAGATGTttcctaaaaaaaataatgactgaaaatatagttttagcatgtttggttgattatGGAAAAGTGGTATATTCTAGAGTGGTATTTTGTTAAGTATCTACTTTTCTAAGAAAGttttataaaatatctattatatcctCAATAAAGAGAAAGACTTTACTTATAGATATTGATGGTTTAAAGATAATTTTAGAAAAACATAACCCTAATTTCCAATCAGAGAGAAAGTAGCTTTTCCATATCTCCCATTAGTTTTGATTttctataaaatatgaaaattttattcttaTAGAAATTctacttttccatctctttttttaaaaaattttaatcaaataaaaggtatttctttgtttttccgttgaccacactttttctctttttttcacgATCCAAACGAGTCTCAAGAGAGTAGGAAGTGGGAGTAAGGAACAACCAGTGACAATGCCATGGGGACATGTTTGATCAGAGTGATAGATGCCATCAATGGATCGATGCCACCACTTCCAAAAGAATGAACTTATGGACAGACGAACGATGATAAAAgacaatgaatgaatgaatacaaAGAATGAAAGAATGGATGAACAAAGGTGGAAGATGGATGCTAGAAATGAATGAACGAACGAATGGAAGAAATGGCGGAACTGAGAAGGACGCCGATGAGATAATGGAGGAAGCCATCGGAGAGATGAGTGgcgatgaagaggaggaaggcaaAGGACTTGAGGAGGTGGAAGGATAGAGCCGAGAACGATAGGCTGGGTGGAAGGGATAGGAGAGGgatgaaaatctattttgaaaaaaaaagaaatagaaaattttTCACTTCcacttttttcaaaaataataaaaattatttaaaaaactaaaaaaaaataaccaaatatATTTGTTGCAtcagattttatatttttatttttgaataaaaaaagataaaaaaaactaTACCAAACAAGGTTTGTTTTATCTAATAATAATGCATGTAtgggaaaagagaaggaaagagttggGAGCTTTCCGATATTCAGTCAGACGCAAAAATTGCAGCAGGTTCCACGTAAATTGTTTTGTTTCAAGAAGCTACCTCTTGTCTGCTCCCGAACAGCTTATCTGGGATTTGAGGTATAAATCCTGTTGTGAATTATTGCATCTATTTAGATATTGATATACTTTAATAGATATATGCACCCTGTTTACACATATACATTTTTTGCTACCTGGAACTCGCATAGCCAATGCATGCATATAGTGTATTCATGGATAGATACAAGTTATCCAAATATAAAAGCATAAAATTATGTATGTGTTTATAAGGATTAAGGaatttatccaaaactattCATGAAATAAATGTATTATACTATGTCTACTTCACGATAATTGAAGGATACTTATCATATATATATCCCATATAATATTTGGCCACATGTTGAATGACTAAGTCTTTTGATGAAACGTTAAatgattaattatgaattgaatTTAGTTGGCTTGCCTGACAATTTGACGTAACCTAAGTTAGCtcactgaaaaaaaaagaatctatgGGCAGGATGATAGAAGATTGTATTTTATATTGAGACGCGTATACGATTCATTAGCCACCTAATTGGAAGAAAGCCAACTACTTTTTGGCCTCATCCATGAGGTCTCCTGTTCAGCTACCATTTTGCTGAGCTTATCTTTACTTTTTGGCATCATCCATGAGGTCTCCTGTTCAGCTACCATTCTACTGAGCTTATCTTTATTTTGATGCTACTTCATGGTAGGACTGCAGGCTGCAACGAGAGAAATCTAGAAATTTCTCAATTGAGTCGGATCAGATATAACTAGAGATGTGCATGAGTCAGATCAGATTGATTTAGAGATACATTTGGAACCAAACTGATTTAAATCGGTTTTCTAAATTCGAAATTGAAACCAAATCGACTATCGAGAAAAATTGCCTGGAATTGGCTTGAGAAATTCAATTTAGTTTAGTTCAATTTATGGAATTGATGTTCAGTAGCTCGAGCTAAATCTAgaaataaaaattctattttatatAAGGTTGATGTTCAATAAATTGAACCAAACGGACTGGGCTAAGTTCatacataaaaattttattttatattttaaaaaaataaaaaattaaaaaatatatataaaaagggagagGTAAGCTCAAGACTTTTTCAAACCGGTACTaaattgaattttaaaaaatcaatATAAATTAAACCAAAGAGGTTATAAGCCCTGGTTGGGTTCGGATTTGGCTTGTTTTTTGTGCATCCCTATATAGTAAGTACCCTTTTGTTTGCTATACTGCATTTGATTGTCTCTACTCAAACAAATTCCCACTGGATCCATCATCTACTACTCACCATTCAAGTGGTTCCTTCTTAATTACcacttttaattttaataaaaagtgACTAGAGGATCAACTCTTCCACCCTAGCATGAAGaatggaggaaaagaaaaaaatatagccccacaataaaaaaaactaaagaaaagaaaaaggaaaagttaCATATTCACGCAAGTACACCTCATTGTTCCTAATAAGCAAGTGGCACCAAAGAAGCCTTTTTAGATGGCAGTAACCTAGTCAATGCCAAAGCCTAcccatgatatatatatatatatatatatatatatatatatatatatatatatatatattctaattCCAGTTATGGATATTGACCACCAAAGTTCGTTGCCAATTGCTCAGCTTTCCTTGCACACTTTATCTGCATGTAGATAAGTAAATGCATGTATGGAAAAAGACTTTTGACATATGACCAGGTGCATGGCATCCCACTATAATATTTCATTTGGACTAGCATATGGGGCATAACCATTCTAATAACCAAATTAATTTGAACATCTAAAATAACTCTATAATTTCACAAATAATCTTACATATAAGCTATACAAAGGCATCATTTTTGGACCTTATCAAAATTTTCCACTCATGCATGCATGGAGCGTCTATGTTAGAAACCAATTCAAGTTTCTCTCATCACTTATCTCAAGAATATCAACTTTTTAATTACAAATTTCTgtcattttttaattatattttttttctatctttAGAAATCGAGTTTCTCCCATCACGTATTTCAAGAATATCAAAATttttcatgcatgcatggaacATCCGGAGAAACAGAGCGTTTGAGTCCAACAAGAAGAAAGCCTTAACATACCAGTCGAAATTTAATATAACTTAAAAGTTTACATGCTTGAATTTTGAATCCAATCATCTATTTAAATCTTTCTACCTCCCATTAAGTACTTTCTGTGGGGTTAATGTCATATGTGATCCTCAATATTTCTAAGGAATCTCCACTCTCTAGCTTTCTAGTGGGAAAGGATTTGGTTGGACCGTCATTAGACCATTATGATAGTCCAGTTAGCATGAGCCCTCATATCATGCATGCACAACAATATGCGAAATGCGTGCTCATCTCCCTGTGTGAATCAAGAACCCagaccaaatatatatatagcaatCTTCAAACTGTTTGCAAGCCAATAAAGGGGGTTAGAAAGATTGTAGGATATTATGGAAAAGTGTATAGATGTATGTTGTTGTCACCAAAATCTGAGCTAAAGAGACCAGACGAGCTCTGAGCTGGATAGATTGGATGAGCGGGTGAATAACAAGTGATCGGTTGTGGCCGGCCATGCTCGGATGAAGAGATTTGCTAAGAGTCCGATTTAaaagtaagagagagaaaataccgAAGGTCACCATATTTTGTCTGAGAAGGGACTCTTTGATGTCTAAATCCGATAATTTTGTTTGGAAACAGTAAGCAATTGAGAATAGTGAAAACAAGAGTGTCTTGCGTGAGAGAGAGCACATATGGAGGTTCTTCAGGTGTTGATTATATAGAGGGTCGGTATCGGTTATCCAAAGAGATAGACTTGTGACTTAACTGCTCTGTAGATCCCAAATGCTATGGGCTTAATTGCATAGGTCGTGTGGTAACTTCTCAATCATGTAGAGCGAGCTATAACTATTCTGCATTATACTTCATAAATGCATAGAATCATAACTATCTCTTTAGTGGACTTTAACTGTCTTAAATATACTTTTATTCGAAGACACGTGACTCGTTACTGCTCGTCATCCGCTCAGATTGCTGGCTCTATCAACTCCTCAAGTCCAGATACAAGTCGATGAATCGATGCTACATCATATGCATGTATAGGAAGTTTTGTGCCTTCCACCCCTTTGGAAGCAGGTCTTGGATAATGTAAATTATTCAAGTTGATGAAACTTTGGTTTGCAAACCTAGGGCCCTCCCTATATTCAAAATCAATCACGTGAGTAAGTTGGATGGGGCCAACAATTGCTGGGCCAATAAAAATTTTCCACATACCATAATTCCAAGAATTTTCAGATAATGAGGCTAAACAAGAATCATACTCGAGTATTTTCATAAAGCTAATCTTTTGTTACTTCCTTGCATGACTAAGAGCTAGCATACCACATCGAAAAGAACATGCGgcagagctaaaaaagaaaatcacatgagagaaaagaaagcaaaactaatgACCCAAGCAAATTCAGTCAACTTTTGAGAGAAAAGCAAATTTAATTGATAAGAAGCCACCTCCCACACAAATACAATGGATTCCCCCACCCACCAAAACTATCACATCCCCACAACTCCAAAGCCAAAGTTTACCACCATCCCTTAggattaaattcagaagaacttGGGATCGTAGCCGTTGCTGGAGGTGGCGAGGATGTAGTAAGCCACGATGTGGCCGATGGAACCCCATGCAAGGACGTCGACTATGTTGAACCCGACCGGGTCGTGGAGACTCACGTACTCCTTGGCCCGGGTGTCGCCGGCGTCGTAATGGGTCATCCCGTTCTGCTCCGGGAGCCCTTGCTTGGCCACGTTCTCCCTCTGGAAGTTGAAGAACACGAACCGGCCCAGGAAGAGGGACAGACCGGTGCTGAGGCTGATCACCAGGGACGGGTTCAGCTCGGCCTTCACTGCTAGACCGGGTCTGGTGCTGGACCGGACCGGCGGCTGGGCAGAGAGGGCGAGGCTGGCTCTTCGGAGGAAGGACAGGGAGGAGTCGGTAGGCTTGAGAGGGCGGAGGCCGGTGAAGGTGGGTGTGGAGAAGAGGGTGGCGACCATGGCTGATGACGGCTTTGGCTTGTGGTTGAGGTTAAGACTGGTGTGGGGGGAAAGGAATGTGGATGCTGTGAAAGATTTGAGGATTGCGAGTGCTGGAAGCCAGGGGAAATGTTGTGGGGGAGGAGGATGAACGGGAGGCGAGAGGAGAGGACGATTTGGGGTGATGAGTTGGCTGGAAGTGATTGGAGGGAGATAGATAGGATATTGGGGTAATTAATCACCGGTCCATTTATTGACCGGTCGGTCTCTAATGTTTAATCCGGTGTGGGCATtttcgacttttttttttttaaataaaaagagCTCAAAAACCGGGAATTAAACTTGGTGAAGATATTGGACGGAAGATTTTAAGACCGATCAACCAGAACTTTTTGTTATAGCGCGGTCTTTTTGAGAGTAGAGAATTAATTAGCCCTAGGATAGGGGTTTGGTGGCCGCAACACCCAAATGTAGCACCCACCCAATGTCGCACCCACCCAATGTCGCACCCACGTATAGATCTACTGTTTGTTTTAGTTAAATTAAGACATCGCCCAATGGTGTATCTGCATTCGATTCATATGGCTTCAAAATTCTCATCCAAAACagatcctctatttttttttttcttaaattttctttaattttttttcataaatattcttctaaaaattaaaatttgcacaaatatcctcttaaaatttataattatttttgtacCCTCGTAAAAGACTGATTTTGCACAAATCTTCCTAATATAATGGTTCTTataacaccgttaataaaaactatatttattttaattaaaaataaaataaaattttgaaattactttttttatcCTCCATCGCGATCgccttataaatatattttttttgcgcATCCattcattaagaatattttagtcattttaatttgaaaccgttaattttttaacgtcgttagattgtgtgggtacatatgcaaaaataaggataaaaaaaaggtaaaatagcaaaacaagtgttttatgagggtatatatatttatgagggtatatatgtaaatattaattttgagagggtattcatgcaaaattcaatatttaggagggtattaatgtaaaaaaaaatatttttttccttttttttttccttttgtttttttgcttttttttctgTCCATTCTTTTGGGTCttgcttttactttttttaattattatttaaaacactttttctcttcatttccccctttattttcttttttccttttttttctcttcattcttttgGGCCTtgcttttataattttttgcGCCTGTGATGAGATGATGTGAAACATCCTTTCTAATGATGGGTCAGCCacctctattttttctttcttttttcctttttttaatctttttctcttcattcttttAGGCATTGCTTTTATCTATTTTCGGCATGGGGTCTGATGGTGTGAATAGATACTTTGTCATCATGCCTTGGCCATTTGGTGAGTGGATCAGCACTGGATTTCACAAAATCCAGCTCGTTTAATCATATTGAGGAATCTTTTGATTGCGGTAGTATTTTATCAATACATATAGATCCAAAAGGTGAATGCAATATATTTTCCCCTTTTATTTCCCTCTTTTCTCTTCATTGTTTTGGGCCTTGCTTCATCTGTATTTGGGACTGGGGTGTGATGGTGTGAACTGATCCTTTCTGATAATGATTTAGCTATTTGATCAGTGGATCAGCGTTGGATTTCATAGAATTCAATTCATTTCATGTATGTTGAGGAAGCTTTTGATTGTGGTAGCATTTTATCAATATCTAGATCCAAAAGGTGAATGAAATCTATATTTTTAGTGTGGTATGTCTTGAGAAAGCATTTATCTTTCAAAAAAAGGCTTGATAACCATGCCTTTGACCTTTGAGCTTTGGTTTCCTTCAGCATTGATATCTGTCATTTGAATGGAAGTGAAAGCTCCTCCCTAGTCAAGTCTCCGATTAAATTTTCCAGAACAGTAGTTTTTATAAACAACCATTATTAGTCACTTTGAGAAATCTAGAACTATAACTGCAAAATAGCACCTTTGTTCATCATGTTCTTGGACTTTATCTCTTATGAAAAATACTGTTTGTAACCTCTacttaaaaattagaaagaaaaaaaaatctcttgtggAGCATTGTCTTCTTTCAAAATTTACAAAGCAGAAGTCCAATCAAAGCTAATGAGAGTTTAGGTACAAAAATTGACAAGTaaaaatttatttcaaaattcaaaataccATCATCATATGATATAGTATCCAAAATCAGTTTGTGCGAAGCTTTCATTATCTCACTTCTTTACTGAACCAATTTAGTGTTCCTAGATGAGCTGTGCATCTTCATGCTAAGAAAAATCCTCCAATCAATCAGTAGTCAGTCCCTTACATACTTGATGCAGGGAGTTTGAGTTTGCACTTCTCATCCTTTATAGCATGCGTCTTTTACGAAACATTTTTCCATTTTAgcttttcattatttttcacCCAATAAAGCCTTGCTCAAATGATCTACTCATGCTGATGCTTCTAAAAGTATTCTTTGCCTTTCAAAGGATGGAGTAGTAGAATGATAAACCAGTTGCATCCCTTGTGTACAATGAATTGGTACTCAGATATAACAATTAACTAAAATGACTCAACCCTATATACTTCACATTGTAATACAAAACTCAGGTTACTTCACTGCTGAACTTGATATAGGATACTTCACCTTCCTCAAAAATCTATTAATTTCCTTGAAGAGATAAAACAGACTTCAAGAGAAGCATAACCCAGTACAGTAGCATCCTCTTGCTAACCTGATAACCCCTCTGAAAAATCTTAGATTAACGTGATATTTTAAATTAGTataataatcaaaagaaaataaatattgtTAAAAGTAGAAACATtgacaaaaaatataaatactaaCATCAGATCAAAATCAGCAGAATCACACATATATAGAAGTAATAATACGgacaaaaaatgataataatacATTATAGATCTTCTAGGACTAATAAAACAATATGCCCATAATTATTCACAAAATAATTACCCTTTACAAATCTTAcatcgagaaaaaaaaattggaaataAACCTGAATCTTGCtcctcaaaagaaattttgcacGATGACAGCACAAAAATAACTTTCCGATGTCGATCCAATAATCACAGGTCAAAGCAATCCAAACATAAAACATTTGACTGAAAAAGTAATCAAACTAAGAAGAACAGATTACCAGAAATATCATCTTGTACTGCAATGCATGAGTCGAAACAAGCGGTGTGAAATTTCACTAAAGTTTGTAGAgaacagaaaaaataaaaaaacattgaATGAAGATTACAACAGAATCACTCAGAAAATCTTCTGAAGGACAGCTGAAAGTCTAGCACATAGAGCTAACTCGAAATTTTCTTCACCTCACAACTGCAGTCTCTAGACATATGTACATTTTCTCTTTGTACACTTCAAAGGagtctgtttttttttattcacgATTGAACATGAGAAAGATTTCCAACTTCCCCTTTACCCTTACTCTCAGTCCCCCTGGCCATGTCCATGTACAACACTCTGTCCTGGGCGCCAGAACAAAGAGTCTCAAGAGCTACAACATGGAAACGAGTTTTAATTCAAAGTAGTGAGTCAAGGTACGAGTAGTTCCGGAGGCGGCTGTACTGAAGGAGACTGCCATAGGTGCGATCCCACACACCAACAAAAAGAGCCTCGGTGTCAGGACT is part of the Phoenix dactylifera cultivar Barhee BC4 unplaced genomic scaffold, palm_55x_up_171113_PBpolish2nd_filt_p 000334F, whole genome shotgun sequence genome and encodes:
- the LOC120105654 gene encoding photosystem I reaction center subunit V, chloroplastic-like, translating into MVATLFSTPTFTGLRPLKPTDSSLSFLRRASLALSAQPPVRSSTRPGLAVKAELNPSLVISLSTGLSLFLGRFVFFNFQRENVAKQGLPEQNGMTHYDAGDTRAKEYVSLHDPVGFNIVDVLAWGSIGHIVAYYILATSSNGYDPKFF